The Leptolyngbya sp. 'hensonii' genomic interval CTGCCACCCAAACGACCAGCCATGCGCTTACCAGGATAGACACGGCCAGGTGTCGTACCTGCACCCGTCGAACCAGGAAGACGATGGTTCTTAGAACCATGGGCCATAGGTCCACGACCAAAGTTATGTCGTCTTTGATAACCAGCAAATCCTCGACCAATGCTTGTACCCACAACGTCAACTGTTTGGCCTTGAGCAAAGGTATCAACTTTAATTTGCTGACCTAACTCAAAGCTGCCCACGTCATCCAGGCGGTATTCATGCAAATGACGGATCGGGGAAGCTCCTGACTTGGCCAGATGGCCCAGCTTAGGCTTGTTCAAAGCCTTTTCCGTTACTTCGCCATAACCCACCTGAACAGCAGAATAGCCATCCGTCTGGGAAGTTTTAATTTGAGTTACTGTACATGGACCCGCCTGAATGACGGTCACAGGGATTGCCTTTCCAGCCTGGTCAAAGAGCTGGGTCATGCCAAGCTTAGTGCCGAGAATACCCAAAGCCACAGCGATCGGTCTCCTTCTGATACAAACGCAACCGAAGCAAAGGGGTCATCTGCACAACCTCAGCGCACCCCTACTCCAGCTTTTTACCTAACAAATGGATCCACAAGAATCCAAACCCGGAAACCCAATTGGGTTAAGCCTCTAAACTGCTCTCGACCAAAGACTGCTCCCCCGAGGAGAGCGCAATTCTGGGCGAAACAAGAATACAGAGCAGAAATTACAAACTGTATATTTGGCCAGGACTTAAGTAGAAAACCACCCAGTATCCCTTACAGCCAGTTTCTCAACGGCCAGACATCCCAATTGGCTACCGAAAACAGCGACCAAGTTGAGCTTTTATCCTAACCTGAGCCAACAGCTGGCAAGACATTAAGCTTACCTACTTTGTGCCACCTCAGAGCCCAGAATCATAGCAGACCTAGTTAAGGATATCAACCCTACGAGAGCTGCTACCTTTAAAGGAGTGATATTTTTGAGGCCTGAAATTTTTGGCGACAATTAAGTACTATAGACAATCGGAAAGCATTTGTCTACTAATTTTTCAAAATTAGATCGCATGGTATAAGGAAGGACAAATTTTGCAAAACAGATTGGTTTCAGGAATTACCCTTCTGGCAATCCTGGTGGGCATGAGTGGGATTCAGACAGAATCCATTCTGGCAGAACCATTAGGCCCCCAGGTACTGTCTCTTCCAAGTCCGGCCAAGATTGTTGAGTGTGAAATTTTGATCGCAGGTGGAGGACTTTCAGGAACAGCCGCCGCTTATGAAGCGCTCCTGGCTGGTCGGACTGTTTGTTTGACAGAAATCACGGATTGGATCGGGGGGCAAATCTCATCCCAGGGCACTTCTGCCCTAGATGAAGCCAAACGACAGCGATCGCTCCTGTATTTTCCTCAAGGCTATAACGAACTGCGTACTCGCATTGAAGCCAAATATGGCAAGCTCAATCCCGGTAGTTGCTGGGTGAGTGTCTCCTGTTTCATCCCCATGGATGCTCAGGCCCTTCTGTGGCAACAACTGGAAGCCGCCGCACGACAGGGGGGTGGACGCTTACAATGGTTCCCTTCGACTGTCATCAAGGAACTCAGTTTGCGGGCTGATGGCAGGATGATTAAAAGCGCGATCGCCATTCAACACAACCCTGCTCCCGGCGCTCCTCCCCTCAATACCTACCCTCTTTCCCAGGTCATAGAGGATATCTATCGCTCTGAGAATTCGTCCCGTTTCACCAAGCAAATCATTCGCTTCATTCCGCAAAAAGGGCGGAAGAAAAGAACAGCCGATTGGTATGTGATCGAAGCCACCGAAACTGGTGAAATCATTGCCCTGGCTGATGTTCCCTATCGCTTGGGATTAGACCCCCGCTCCTATCGAAATCCTTCTTCTCCAGTTACAACCCGCGACCCTTACTGCACTCAGGGTTTCACCTACACTTTTGCTATGGAGCAAACAGAACAGCCCCAACTTCAGAAAAAGCCTATTCACTATTCTCAATATGCACCCTACTATGGCTCTGACCCTAACCCCAACGTTGGCAATTTTGATGCTATTTTCACGTATCGGAGAATCTGGAGCCCTCAGGCAGAAACCAGACCCAGAGGCACGGCCTTCAACCTGCCCCTACCTGCCCCAGGAGACATTTCTATGCAGAACTGGGTTTGGGGCAATGATTATCGTCCTGGCACTGAAAAAGACAACCTAATCTACACCCGCGAACAACTGCACCAAACCGGCCAACTCTCTCCCGGTCGCTGGCTGGGTGGTCTCCGCGTCAACACCCTACACAACGGGGAACAATTGGCTCTGGGCTACTATTACTGGCTTGTAGCAGGAACAACAGACTCTCAACGTCAGGAGTTTGGGAGCAAACAACCCCATCCCAACCATCGCCTTCTAAAAGGTCTGGAATCACCGATGGGAACGCTGCATGGATTATCAAAATATCCTTATATTCGAGAATCCCGCCGGATCATTGGGCGCCCCTTCTACGGTTATGACAATGGCTTCTCCATTGATGAAATTGACATCTCCCGGCGAGATTACAGAGACAATTACTACCGTCAAACCTTGTCTGACAAGGTATACCGAGATCTGTGGATAGCCCTAGCAGGTCTGGAAGCAGTTTCTGTCATCGAAGGTCAAACGTCACCCGATCAGGTTTCCCAACGCACTCGATCGACCATCTATCCAGACTCAGTTGGCATCTCCCAGTATGCGATCGACTTCCATCCCTGCATGACAAAATCTCCTCCAGAGGCACCCGGTAACAGGGAGCGGGAAGGGGTACGCCAGGGCCATGGCCCTGCCTATCCTGCCCAGATCCCCCTGCGAGCAATGATTCCTCAAAAAATTGATAACCTGCTGGTTACAGGTAAAAGTATTGCAGCCAGTAATATTGCAGCAGCTGCCTACCGGGTCCATTCTTTTGAATGGTCTTCTGGTTCTGCTGCTGGAACAACTGTTGCTTTTGCCATGGAAGAAGACGTTTTACCTTACCAACTGGTAGACAACCTGCCAGGACGGGAGCCCCTGCTGGAAAAGTTGCGTCAACGCCTAGAACGCAATGGAAATCCCACCGCCTTTCCGGATACTTCAATCTTTAATTTGAATTGGGAAGATTGGAACATCTGGTAGTTCTCACCTATCAGGGAGTCATCGAGAGCCCTCCGGCTAAGCACCTCCCATGAGAGGGTTATCCCCCCTTGGGGGTCCACCCCTGTTGCATTTTAGGCTCAAACCTCTATAAATAGTCGTCATAGGTTTCAATGACTACCACTTTCCTACTGAAAGCATTGCAGGCTACCTATGCTTAAAATCGGACGTCTTGTTTCAGTTGTGCTCGGAACCCTATTTCCTCTGGGAGTCATGGTCACACCCATTTTGAGTGATATCGCCGTGGCTCAGTCAGCCCGATCGGCCATGCTGACAACCCGTTCGCCCAATAGTCGCATTAAGGTTCGTTCTGCTCCTACAGTAGAAGCCCAGCTTGTCTCTTACGGATGGACTGGCGATGCTGTCAAAGTCCTGGGAGAGGCTCAAGGTCAAGATGGCTATATCTGGTACTATGTGAGATTTGACACCTCAGGGATTGAAGGATGGATTCGGGGAGACCTTGTTAGCATTGCAGTTTCTGGCTCCCCACTCACGACCTCAAGTTCCAACTTCTCCCAGTCCCCTGCTTCCTTCACCTCAAATCCAGCTCCCAAAGCTGTCTCTACCTATCAGTCTGAAGTCATCAATTACTTCCTGGAAATTGCGATGGGAAGCGAATACGGAGAATCCACTTCTGTAATTCGAAAGTGGAGTGGTCCAATCAGAATCAAAATCTATGGTTCCCCAACCCTGGAAGATCGGCGCACCCTGGAGACCGTCATTCGTGAGGTTAACAACCTAATCAGCGGAGTTTACCTGGAACTTACGGACAGTAACGCCAATGTTCAAATTTACTTTGTGCCTGAGTCCCAGTTTCGCCGTTACGAGCCTAACTACCAACCTGTTAACTATGGCTTTTTCTGGACCAGCATTCAGGGAAATGTGATTCAGAAAGCCAGGATTATGATTACAACCACGGGTGTGACCCAAAAAGAGCGGTCTCACTTAATCCGTGAAGAGCTCACCCAGGCTCTGGGATTAATGAAAGATTCCTACCGCTATAGAGATAGTATTTTCTACCAGGGGTGGACCGATCCCACAGAGTATAGTGCGATCGATAGAACACTCATTCAAATGCTGTATCACCCTGAAATTCGTCCAGGTCTGAACAAAGCGCAGGTCTTGAAAACTCTGATGGAACTGAATCAAACTGCTTCTAAAAATAATCCCCTTTGAAGGGAAAATTTCATAAACATAGCGCAGGCTTCCCGATGGAAGACCTGCGCCTGAAACCGAAACTAGAATTCACCCGTAAAGACAGGACAAATCAATTAGAGCGGGCATATTTGGAAGCAATCCAGCCACCACCCTCGACTTGTATCCAGCCATTAGAAACGGCACCAGTCGTGCGGACGATAGAACCATTCCCCAGAGCTGCAATTGTCGAATAATTTGTACCAGGACCAGAGCGAACCCGCAAATTAGCACCACCCGTCACAATCTTAATGCTGGACGGGGTTGGAGTAGGGGTGCCCCCCCCCCCTGATGACGCGGTTGCGGGAATTGTATACTTTGCGGCAACCCAAGCATTATTAACCAATTGAATCCAACCGTTTGATTGCTGACCTGTTGTTCTCACCACAGACCCATTCGCCAGGGAAGCGACAACCGGATAGTTAGTACCAGGCCCGGAACGAACCCGCAAATTACCACTACTGGTTTTAATTTGCACTGTAGCCGGAGCACCTCCACCACCACTGGTTGTCGTCCCGGCACAGGTTTTACCTGCCACAAAAGGGCTGTTAGCATCTCCTGCCTGTCCCAAACCTAAAGCAGCGGCTGTTTTGGCTCCAACCACGCCATCGCTGGTGAGCTGATTGTTTGCCTGGAAACGCTTAACCGCAAACTCGGTTTTTCCTCCAAAGACTCCATCCACAGAGCCAATGCTATATCCTTCACGAGCCAGCGCCCTCTGAACATCCTGTACTGTGGCACAGGTATCTCCTCGCTTCACAACCGCTGCCGCTTGCAGAACTGGCCCCCAAGAGGCGAAGACGACTGCTGCCCCAACCAAACTCACTTTAGCTGAGCTGGCCACGATCGAACCGAAAGGATCCAACAAATTGAGTTCCAGATCAGGCGCTGAATTCTCATAGAGAGCATGAGTGTGAATGAATGCCAGCGTTTCCATAGTTACCTCACCACTTTCAACTTAGCTTGGTAGACACTTCAATTTCGTGATCTTAATTCCGTTATCTCAATTCCGTTATAGACTCTGGCCATAGGAAATGCAAAATAGCCGTTACAGGCTCAATACAAAAGTATCTCCTTCAGCAGTGTAAATCAAGCTATTCGCCAGTTTCCTCTATTCATAGTCCTATGACACTTAGAAAACAGGACCACCCATCTCTCAACTAACTTCTTGCATTAGACATACTGGTGTTGTAAGGACTCTGAAGAAACAAGCGAGTGTGAGATCTATGAAACCAATTGCAAAAGTCATTCCTGTCGCAACAATGCTGGCAGCGCTTCTGGTAACTCCGCTCCCTGCTTACAGCAGCACACTTCAGGTCGGTGTCGGCCTCAATCCCGACCCTCAGGTGCTAAGAGGAACCTCAGGCGGTTCGAAGAGCAGTGATTGCGGGTTTATCGCAACAGCTCCCAACGAAGTGATTAAAGTAACACAGCCAATTCCCTATATGCGGTTCAGTGTTCAGAGTGCTGGCCAACCCACCCTACTGATTGAAGGTCCAACAGGTCGATTCTGTGTACTGGCAGATGGTGGTGGAGCTGGTCCACAAATGTCCGGATTTTGGGCACCCGGAACCTACTCGGTCTATATCGGTGATCGGGCTAAAGGCAGCAACCCCTACACCTTATCCCTCACTCAATCCTCAAAATAGGCTGAATCGCCCTACATCAGGCTTGCCCTTCCTGATCTTCCAGAATCTGAGCCGTCACTTCGACGGCAGCTACGTCGATCGTGCCGGGAGGAGCCAGACGCTGAAAATGCCCTTGTTCAACCTTCAGTAACTCGTTGCAGTTGGGACAGTTAAACTGGGTGCGATTCAACCCCACAAATTCATACTGACAAACAGGGCAGTGATCCTGAACCAGATTTCGTTGCAACCACCAGCGGAACCCCAAGAAAATGACGATCGGGGCAAGCAGGATCAAGCAAAACAGGAATAGGAGGGACTGAAGAATCCATCCGAGACCGACGGAGGTCAGTAACAGGCATACCCCTAAAAGGATGACCCAGCGACTGAGGCTATTTATGCCAAGTTGGAAAACTTTAGGGCTGTTCTGATTCAAGACCGTCTCCTTAACTACCTGAATGCATCGGAGTGTCTCTATTTTAATAGACCAACCCAATAAGCGGCTGTCCTACACTCGCCATTCTCTGCTGTGCCCAGATGCTAGTGCATTCGGGCACAGCACTCGACCTGACAAGCTATGCCTCTGGAGTCTACTCAGACGTTAAAAGTTGTTGTAACTGCCGAGTAAAAGCATCAAATCCAAACAGGGCTAATGCCTGTTCCCGCAACCACACCCCATCGCAACGCTTTTGACCTCCCCTCAAGATCTCAATGCAGGCTACGGCAACAGCTTCCGGATCGCGATGGGGAACCTGCCAGCCCAGTTTGCCATCCTGGAGTGGATCCGCTGAGCCATCATCGTCTCCAGACAGCACAGGTTTACCACAAGCCATAGCCTCCAGATAAACAATGCCAAAACCCTCCTGGGAAGGCATAACATAGGCATCAGCCAATCGGTAATGGTCAACTAACTCGGAAGTGGGAACAAAGCCAGCAAAGATAACCCGATCGGCCACTCCCAGTTCCTGCGCCAAACGAGCCAGCCGTGGTTGATCATCGCCCCGGCCTACAACCAGGTATTTTACGGCAGGAAACCTCTGAGCAATGGCAGGCAAGGCTCGAATGGTCACATCAACACCCTTATAGGGATCGCCAGACCATAATCGAGCCACCGTCATCAACACCTGCGAATCTAAAAGATGATATTTTTCAAGCAACTGACGAGATTTAGGGCCTGGTGTAAAGGCTGCTCCATCCACAATGCAAGATAAAAGATGCCATTGTTCAGGATTTAAACCGTTGGCCGTGCAGGCCTGTTTAAGGCTATAGCGGCTAATTGTCCAGATAGAAGCAGCAGCCTGAAGCCCCTGTTTCATTCTTGAAGGCAAGGGATGCCATACTTCCTTGCCATAGGTAATCACCGTGTAGGGAATGCCGAAAGGTTGGCACAAAACCTGCACCAGAGGAACCAGGTTGACATGACCACAGAAAACACGCTGTGGACGATGTTGGAGCAGATAAGCCATCAGCTTGACTGCAAGATGAATGCGGCCCCATTGCGGCCAACGACTTTTGAAATAGGAGAAGTTTAACTGCTCAGACTGTAAGGAATTCCCACCCTGGGAAGCATCCCGCAAAATGAAAACATGCGCTTGGGGAACATTTTTGAGGGCGCTGTATGCCCTCAGCAAAGTTTGGATGTAAGACTGGATACCACCTTCAGTCTCGAAGACTTCGAGAAAGATAAAAGCATAGGAACCCAGGTGGCCTTTATTTTGAATCAATTGAACAATACCGATTAATACTGGCAGCTTAAAAATCGACCAGCTTTCAACTATCTCAGTCGCGATAGCCACAAGCAGCACAACAGTAACATACTGACAAGTATTGATACCAGAGGGTTGAGCCCTATAAACTCAATTAGGAAAATGTTTTTAAAGATCTTAAAGTTGTGACGTACTCCCGACGCTACTGCTGCATACAGCACTGACATCATCATTGCAGTACGAATAAGCCATAGTGGTGACAAGAGGCAACCTGTTTCGAATTCGCTTGACATAGCAAGAGTTGAGCAAGTTGGAGCGCAATGCTCAAGAGCCAGGGTATCGGTGCCGAGATGATTCGGGACTCCATCAAAGGCTTGTCGAATCTGCCTGTTTAGGGGGGCCATATATGACGACGCTCACCGTTCCGCTAGAGCACGGGACGATAGTCCCTCAAACTCCCCTTTTGTTAAAAAGACAAAACAAATACACAAAAAATATAGTCTCAAGCAGAAATAATTGCCTGAGACAAAAGTTAAACCCCTGAGTGAGCAGGCCCCTAGACCCCCTTAATCGCCACAGGAATGTAATCTGCAGGTTTAATCTGATACTTAACCAGATTGGCCAATTCCTGTAACTGATTGATAGCCTCGGCTCCCTCAAGCTTCATCAGTTCACGATCATCTCTCATTTCTGTCCAAGTGATCCCATAATCGGACACCAAAAATCGGATCAGATGATTGTCTCCCAGACTAACCATAAAGGAAGCACTGTTCATCTGGCCTCCACAGGTGTAACAGGATGCAAGATAGCCGCCCCTTTCCAGGACAATGGCTAGGGCCTGGAGATTCATCACCAAGTCCCGAACAAATTGCTTGTGCTGCTCTGCAAGTCTTAAAAACACGTCAGCCCTCCATTCACCACACCTAAAA includes:
- a CDS encoding SH3 domain-containing protein, with the translated sequence METLAFIHTHALYENSAPDLELNLLDPFGSIVASSAKVSLVGAAVVFASWGPVLQAAAVVKRGDTCATVQDVQRALAREGYSIGSVDGVFGGKTEFAVKRFQANNQLTSDGVVGAKTAAALGLGQAGDANSPFVAGKTCAGTTTSGGGGAPATVQIKTSSGNLRVRSGPGTNYPVVASLANGSVVRTTGQQSNGWIQLVNNAWVAAKYTIPATASSGGGGTPTPTPSSIKIVTGGANLRVRSGPGTNYSTIAALGNGSIVRTTGAVSNGWIQVEGGGWIASKYARSN
- the rplC gene encoding 50S ribosomal protein L3, encoding MAVALGILGTKLGMTQLFDQAGKAIPVTVIQAGPCTVTQIKTSQTDGYSAVQVGYGEVTEKALNKPKLGHLAKSGASPIRHLHEYRLDDVGSFELGQQIKVDTFAQGQTVDVVGTSIGRGFAGYQRRHNFGRGPMAHGSKNHRLPGSTGAGTTPGRVYPGKRMAGRLGGSQVTVRKLTIVRVDPERNLLLIKGAIPGKPGALVNVMPAKTVGRVKQK
- a CDS encoding glycosyltransferase family 4 protein, which translates into the protein MAIATEIVESWSIFKLPVLIGIVQLIQNKGHLGSYAFIFLEVFETEGGIQSYIQTLLRAYSALKNVPQAHVFILRDASQGGNSLQSEQLNFSYFKSRWPQWGRIHLAVKLMAYLLQHRPQRVFCGHVNLVPLVQVLCQPFGIPYTVITYGKEVWHPLPSRMKQGLQAAASIWTISRYSLKQACTANGLNPEQWHLLSCIVDGAAFTPGPKSRQLLEKYHLLDSQVLMTVARLWSGDPYKGVDVTIRALPAIAQRFPAVKYLVVGRGDDQPRLARLAQELGVADRVIFAGFVPTSELVDHYRLADAYVMPSQEGFGIVYLEAMACGKPVLSGDDDGSADPLQDGKLGWQVPHRDPEAVAVACIEILRGGQKRCDGVWLREQALALFGFDAFTRQLQQLLTSE
- a CDS encoding DUF2927 domain-containing protein, whose protein sequence is MVTPILSDIAVAQSARSAMLTTRSPNSRIKVRSAPTVEAQLVSYGWTGDAVKVLGEAQGQDGYIWYYVRFDTSGIEGWIRGDLVSIAVSGSPLTTSSSNFSQSPASFTSNPAPKAVSTYQSEVINYFLEIAMGSEYGESTSVIRKWSGPIRIKIYGSPTLEDRRTLETVIREVNNLISGVYLELTDSNANVQIYFVPESQFRRYEPNYQPVNYGFFWTSIQGNVIQKARIMITTTGVTQKERSHLIREELTQALGLMKDSYRYRDSIFYQGWTDPTEYSAIDRTLIQMLYHPEIRPGLNKAQVLKTLMELNQTASKNNPL
- a CDS encoding FAD-dependent oxidoreductase, giving the protein MQNRLVSGITLLAILVGMSGIQTESILAEPLGPQVLSLPSPAKIVECEILIAGGGLSGTAAAYEALLAGRTVCLTEITDWIGGQISSQGTSALDEAKRQRSLLYFPQGYNELRTRIEAKYGKLNPGSCWVSVSCFIPMDAQALLWQQLEAAARQGGGRLQWFPSTVIKELSLRADGRMIKSAIAIQHNPAPGAPPLNTYPLSQVIEDIYRSENSSRFTKQIIRFIPQKGRKKRTADWYVIEATETGEIIALADVPYRLGLDPRSYRNPSSPVTTRDPYCTQGFTYTFAMEQTEQPQLQKKPIHYSQYAPYYGSDPNPNVGNFDAIFTYRRIWSPQAETRPRGTAFNLPLPAPGDISMQNWVWGNDYRPGTEKDNLIYTREQLHQTGQLSPGRWLGGLRVNTLHNGEQLALGYYYWLVAGTTDSQRQEFGSKQPHPNHRLLKGLESPMGTLHGLSKYPYIRESRRIIGRPFYGYDNGFSIDEIDISRRDYRDNYYRQTLSDKVYRDLWIALAGLEAVSVIEGQTSPDQVSQRTRSTIYPDSVGISQYAIDFHPCMTKSPPEAPGNREREGVRQGHGPAYPAQIPLRAMIPQKIDNLLVTGKSIAASNIAAAAYRVHSFEWSSGSAAGTTVAFAMEEDVLPYQLVDNLPGREPLLEKLRQRLERNGNPTAFPDTSIFNLNWEDWNIW
- a CDS encoding DUF1815 family protein; amino-acid sequence: MFLRLAEQHKQFVRDLVMNLQALAIVLERGGYLASCYTCGGQMNSASFMVSLGDNHLIRFLVSDYGITWTEMRDDRELMKLEGAEAINQLQELANLVKYQIKPADYIPVAIKGV